From the Syntrophomonadaceae bacterium genome, one window contains:
- a CDS encoding ANTAR domain-containing protein, producing the protein MNTKIFIASGDNTLRLALKNLLLREGYAVVGEGEDSSSALRGVRTIVPDLVILDMDLPGMGGLDTARILEEDRITPILLLTPHWQRELIEKAKDFWSLSFGVKPVTEAHLLPAVETAINSFQKMRELEKEVLRLKETLATRKVVEKAKGILMQTLGISEAQAFKRIQQQAMNKSMPMKKIAEAIILSQELNTIKK; encoded by the coding sequence ATGAACACAAAGATATTTATTGCAAGTGGGGATAACACCCTCCGGCTTGCCTTAAAAAACCTTCTGCTGCGTGAAGGCTATGCTGTTGTAGGAGAAGGCGAGGACAGTTCATCTGCCCTCCGTGGAGTAAGAACAATAGTTCCTGATCTGGTAATTCTTGATATGGATTTGCCCGGCATGGGCGGGCTTGATACCGCCAGAATATTGGAAGAAGACCGGATAACGCCTATTTTGTTGCTCACCCCTCATTGGCAAAGGGAATTAATCGAAAAGGCTAAAGATTTCTGGTCCCTTTCTTTTGGTGTTAAGCCGGTTACCGAGGCTCATTTGCTGCCGGCTGTAGAGACTGCCATTAATTCTTTCCAGAAAATGCGGGAGCTTGAAAAAGAGGTTTTAAGGCTAAAAGAAACCTTGGCGACACGTAAAGTGGTAGAGAAAGCCAAAGGAATCCTGATGCAAACCCTTGGCATCAGTGAAGCTCAGGCATTTAAGCGCATCCAGCAGCAAGCTATGAATAAGTCTATGCCAATGAAAAAAATTGCCGAGGCGATTATCCTTTCTCAGGAATTAAACACTATTAAAAAATGA
- a CDS encoding glutamine amidotransferase family protein, producing the protein MFKEGDVRIPSGCAISGIMNKKGIAFSGEKIIQSISLMHERSNGLGGGFAGYGIYPHFKDYYAFHLFFDNISAKVDAEMYLSQHYHVEFDEAIPTRNTSSIIDPPIIWRYFIKPKAEKLIKSGIDEEEFIVRSVMNLNRTIEGAYVFSSGKNMGIFKGVGYPEDIGNFFRLEEYQGHIWTAHGRFPTNTPGWWGGAHPFALLDRSVVHNGEISSYDANRRFLQMHGYTCALQTDTEAITYIFDLLLRQFCVPLEVAAAVVAAPFWSEIERMDQEKKELYTALRAVYGSLLINGPFSIILASNCGIMALNDRLKLRPMTAATKNEFLFIASEEAAIREICPIPDRVWAPRGGQPVFGLLESASHSRDVLWEVPLAAGYPS; encoded by the coding sequence ATGTTTAAAGAAGGAGACGTAAGAATACCTTCAGGATGCGCAATCAGCGGGATCATGAACAAAAAGGGTATAGCTTTTTCAGGCGAAAAAATTATTCAGTCGATCAGTTTGATGCATGAACGCTCAAATGGATTGGGCGGAGGCTTCGCAGGTTACGGCATCTATCCTCATTTTAAGGATTATTACGCTTTCCACCTTTTTTTTGATAATATCTCCGCCAAAGTAGATGCGGAAATGTATTTAAGCCAACACTATCATGTTGAATTTGATGAGGCAATTCCAACGAGAAATACAAGCTCTATAATAGATCCGCCGATCATCTGGCGTTACTTTATAAAGCCAAAGGCCGAAAAGCTCATTAAAAGCGGAATCGATGAAGAAGAATTTATTGTCCGATCGGTAATGAATTTGAACCGGACGATTGAAGGGGCATACGTTTTTTCCAGCGGGAAAAACATGGGCATATTCAAAGGGGTTGGCTATCCTGAAGACATTGGCAATTTCTTTCGGTTAGAAGAATATCAGGGACATATTTGGACGGCTCATGGAAGATTTCCGACCAATACTCCTGGTTGGTGGGGGGGAGCTCATCCCTTTGCATTGCTAGACAGGTCCGTAGTCCATAATGGAGAAATTTCTTCTTATGATGCCAATCGTCGTTTTTTGCAAATGCATGGATACACCTGTGCCCTGCAAACTGATACCGAGGCGATTACCTATATTTTTGATTTGCTGCTAAGGCAGTTTTGTGTTCCGCTGGAGGTTGCGGCAGCGGTGGTGGCTGCGCCTTTCTGGTCAGAAATAGAGCGCATGGACCAGGAGAAAAAAGAACTATATACGGCCTTACGAGCTGTTTATGGCAGCCTGCTAATAAACGGTCCTTTTTCCATTATTCTGGCTTCTAATTGTGGGATTATGGCCTTAAACGACCGCCTGAAATTAAGGCCGATGACAGCTGCTACCAAAAATGAATTTTTATTCATTGCCAGTGAAGAAGCTGCTATCAGAGAAATATGCCCCATTCCGGATCGGGTTTGGGCTCCTAGGGGCGGTCAACCTGTATTTGGATTGTTAGAATCGGCTTCACATTCCAGGGATGTTTTGTGGGAAGTACCCCTTGCGGCCGGGTATCCTTCATGA
- a CDS encoding alpha-hydroxy-acid oxidizing protein, with product MSIGLITPSFIIERSESKCTQCQVCVNQCANKVHIFTAATKKMSAADANCVNCHRCVTLCPASALIVRKNPLEFRVNSNWREDIIRSIYLQAESGGILLAGMGNDQPYPVYWDKLLLNASQVTNPSIDPLREPMELKTFLGRKPEKLTFKNGKLYSQLPPQLELEIPVMFSAMSFGSISLNAIKSLAQAAQEAGTYYNTGEGGLHRDLYGFCANTIVQVASGRFGVDPDYLDAGAAIEIKIGQGAKPGIGGHLPAQKVVSAVSETRMIPEGSDALSPAPHHDIYSIEDLRQLIFSLKEATEYKKPVFVKIAAVHNVAAIASGIARAGADIIAIDGFRGGTGATPLRIRDHVGLPIEFALAAVDSRLRQEGIRNHVSIVVAGSIRHSADVVKAIALGADAVYIASAALIALGCHMCQKCYTGKCNWGIATQEPSLVKRLNPQEGTRRAVNLLRAWKLEIKEMLGGMGINALESLRGNRLMLRGIGLTERELNVLGVSAVGE from the coding sequence ATGTCTATAGGTTTAATCACACCAAGCTTTATAATTGAGCGGAGCGAAAGCAAATGCACCCAATGCCAAGTGTGTGTAAATCAGTGTGCGAACAAGGTCCACATCTTTACTGCTGCAACAAAAAAAATGTCAGCAGCAGATGCCAACTGTGTTAACTGCCACAGGTGCGTAACTTTATGTCCGGCCAGTGCGCTCATAGTAAGAAAAAATCCGTTGGAATTCAGGGTAAACTCCAACTGGCGCGAAGACATTATCCGTTCTATTTACCTGCAAGCGGAATCGGGGGGGATTCTCCTTGCCGGAATGGGAAATGACCAACCTTATCCGGTTTATTGGGATAAATTGCTTTTAAATGCCAGCCAGGTTACTAACCCTTCTATCGACCCTTTGCGCGAGCCAATGGAACTCAAAACCTTTTTGGGGCGAAAACCGGAAAAACTGACTTTCAAAAATGGCAAACTTTACTCTCAACTGCCGCCCCAATTGGAGTTGGAGATCCCGGTGATGTTTTCCGCCATGTCTTTTGGTTCAATCAGCTTAAATGCGATCAAATCCCTGGCCCAGGCAGCGCAAGAAGCTGGTACTTACTATAACACCGGGGAGGGCGGTCTGCACCGGGACTTGTATGGCTTCTGCGCCAATACCATTGTGCAGGTAGCCTCCGGCCGTTTCGGGGTCGATCCGGATTATTTGGATGCCGGAGCCGCAATAGAGATCAAGATCGGCCAAGGAGCCAAGCCTGGAATTGGCGGTCATTTGCCCGCTCAGAAGGTAGTTAGTGCAGTCTCGGAGACCAGAATGATACCGGAAGGAAGCGATGCCCTGTCTCCGGCACCGCACCATGATATTTATTCTATCGAAGACTTAAGACAGCTAATTTTTTCTCTGAAAGAGGCTACTGAATACAAGAAACCGGTTTTCGTAAAAATAGCTGCCGTCCATAATGTGGCGGCAATCGCATCAGGAATTGCCAGGGCAGGAGCAGATATAATCGCTATTGACGGTTTTAGGGGAGGGACGGGGGCAACTCCCTTAAGGATTCGTGATCATGTAGGTTTGCCTATCGAATTTGCGTTAGCAGCAGTAGATTCCAGGCTGCGCCAAGAGGGGATCAGAAATCATGTGTCCATTGTTGTGGCGGGCAGCATCAGGCACAGTGCTGATGTGGTCAAGGCGATAGCTTTGGGAGCCGATGCGGTCTATATTGCCAGCGCAGCATTAATTGCTTTGGGATGTCACATGTGCCAGAAGTGTTATACAGGCAAGTGCAACTGGGGGATTGCAACTCAAGAACCCAGTTTGGTCAAGCGTTTAAACCCACAAGAGGGGACCAGAAGGGCTGTCAACCTCTTGCGGGCCTGGAAGCTTGAAATTAAAGAAATGCTGGGCGGCATGGGGATTAATGCTCTGGAGAGCCTCCGCGGCAACCGCCTGATGTTGCGAGGAATAGGCTTAACAGAGCGCGAGTTAAATGTTTTGGGTGTTTCTGCTGTTGGGGAATAG
- the lipA gene encoding lipoyl synthase: protein MVKRLPSWLKKRLPSTGSLYATKNLVASLGLNTVCQSALCPNLGECFSKKTATFMIMGNLCTRNCRFCAVESGEAKSLDISEPFRVAMAIKELSLKHAVVTSVTRDDLADGGASHFAQTVREIKSYNPGVIIEVLTPDFNGDWDCLSQVVEAGPHIYNHNVETVPRLYKEVRPQAFYERSLELLSKVKIMNPSIFTKSGFMLGLGEKKDEVVSLMQDLYGNKVNIVTIGQYLQPSQGHLPVIDYVTPEEFDCYRKIGEDMGFQFVVSGPFVRSSFNAKEFSELHM from the coding sequence GTGGTTAAGCGACTTCCCTCTTGGTTAAAAAAGCGTTTGCCCTCTACGGGCAGTTTGTATGCCACAAAAAATTTAGTTGCATCTCTAGGTTTAAATACGGTGTGCCAGAGCGCACTTTGCCCAAATCTTGGCGAATGCTTTAGCAAAAAAACAGCAACATTCATGATCATGGGAAACCTGTGTACTAGAAACTGCCGCTTTTGTGCTGTTGAATCAGGGGAAGCAAAATCCCTTGACATCAGCGAACCCTTCAGGGTTGCAATGGCTATAAAAGAATTAAGTTTAAAACATGCAGTCGTCACCTCTGTAACCAGGGATGATTTAGCAGATGGCGGAGCAAGCCATTTTGCCCAAACTGTAAGAGAGATAAAAAGCTATAACCCTGGAGTTATCATCGAGGTCCTTACGCCTGACTTTAACGGTGATTGGGATTGCCTAAGCCAGGTAGTAGAAGCCGGTCCTCATATTTATAACCACAACGTCGAAACGGTTCCACGCCTTTATAAAGAAGTGAGGCCCCAGGCTTTTTATGAGCGAAGTTTGGAGCTGCTGTCAAAGGTAAAGATAATGAACCCCTCTATTTTTACAAAATCTGGTTTCATGCTCGGTTTGGGAGAAAAAAAAGATGAGGTTGTCAGCCTGATGCAAGACCTATATGGCAATAAGGTGAATATTGTTACAATAGGCCAATATCTGCAACCTTCTCAGGGTCACTTGCCAGTTATCGATTACGTGACCCCGGAGGAATTTGACTGTTATAGGAAAATCGGCGAGGACATGGGTTTTCAGTTTGTTGTATCAGGTCCTTTTGTGAGGAGTTCTTTTAATGCCAAAGAGTTTTCCGAACTGCATATGTAG
- the ytxC gene encoding putative sporulation protein YtxC has translation MPFLITEIRSKKYIDLVYGNLIKKIVPLTQIKARLVAEQGILSVYQEVECPFAAKVQMAVAESVADVIVNKWEANMIENMIESNFYYFTANERGKIGIKAQEIISWQDNEGNSQTTCAAVVKRQKEISQLLADYLFEQKYLNIEGFINFRLPDYWKSLEKAVELAVDDYMMEKEHNEFVRLLKYFVDVQEPRVSIVNVILKSSGSFQMFDNDTNVIDSRYKNGFSVDMVQSEIDSEDLLISALITVAPKRINLHLPEPKKVKDILTTLQGVFGERVKICGGCTCCHNLGENQ, from the coding sequence ATGCCCTTTCTAATAACGGAAATTAGATCGAAAAAATATATTGATCTTGTATATGGGAACTTGATTAAAAAAATAGTGCCTCTCACTCAAATAAAAGCCAGGCTGGTGGCAGAACAAGGAATTTTATCTGTATATCAAGAAGTGGAATGCCCTTTTGCTGCAAAGGTTCAAATGGCTGTAGCCGAGAGCGTGGCCGATGTCATTGTAAATAAATGGGAAGCCAATATGATTGAAAACATGATTGAAAGCAATTTTTATTATTTTACTGCAAACGAGAGAGGCAAGATTGGCATCAAAGCGCAAGAGATAATCAGCTGGCAAGACAATGAGGGTAATAGTCAAACCACGTGTGCTGCTGTGGTTAAGAGGCAGAAGGAAATAAGTCAATTGTTAGCCGATTACCTGTTCGAGCAAAAATATTTAAATATCGAGGGCTTTATTAATTTCCGCCTGCCGGATTATTGGAAAAGTCTAGAAAAGGCAGTTGAGCTTGCAGTTGACGATTATATGATGGAAAAAGAGCATAACGAGTTTGTACGGTTATTAAAGTATTTCGTAGACGTGCAGGAACCTCGGGTAAGTATTGTTAATGTAATTCTAAAATCGTCCGGCTCTTTCCAAATGTTCGATAATGACACTAATGTTATTGACAGCAGATATAAGAACGGGTTTAGCGTAGATATGGTGCAAAGTGAAATAGACAGTGAAGACTTATTGATTAGCGCCCTAATTACTGTTGCCCCGAAGCGGATTAATTTACACTTGCCAGAACCAAAAAAAGTAAAGGATATTTTGACAACTCTGCAGGGCGTATTTGGCGAACGAGTTAAGATTTGTGGGGGATGTACGTGTTGTCACAACCTGGGAGAAAATCAATAA
- a CDS encoding DUF445 family protein, translating into MTCRLKNYIQVKKLFLLLAHILLVEIDMWFVFIIAPILGAFIGWITNWLAIKLIFRPYVAIRIPLINYSIQGVIPKRRQEIACSVGNVVATQLLSLEDLVGQINMPENQRKAIEILSGSVKNHLHERLPMFLPLPVKNTIVQIIEDILRREAPLLLARVSKDLSTELSSSLNLSLLVQDKINRLDLEQLEHLVLSIASKELKHIEALGAIIGFFIGLFQALLFFLL; encoded by the coding sequence ATGACCTGCCGCCTGAAAAACTATATTCAGGTAAAAAAATTATTTCTCTTGCTAGCGCATATTTTATTGGTGGAGATAGATATGTGGTTTGTTTTTATTATTGCCCCTATTCTTGGTGCATTCATAGGTTGGATAACCAACTGGCTGGCGATAAAATTAATTTTTCGCCCTTATGTCGCTATTCGGATACCTTTGATTAACTACAGTATTCAAGGTGTCATTCCCAAGCGGCGGCAAGAAATTGCATGCTCGGTAGGGAATGTTGTTGCTACTCAGCTACTTTCCCTAGAGGATTTAGTGGGCCAGATTAACATGCCTGAAAATCAGAGAAAGGCAATCGAAATTCTTTCGGGCTCAGTGAAGAATCATTTGCATGAGCGTCTTCCCATGTTTTTACCGCTACCTGTTAAAAACACTATTGTGCAGATTATTGAAGACATTCTCAGGCGGGAAGCGCCATTACTACTGGCGAGAGTAAGCAAGGACCTTTCCACTGAATTATCATCATCACTTAACCTTTCTTTGCTGGTACAGGATAAAATAAACCGGTTGGATTTAGAACAATTGGAACATCTTGTACTTAGTATTGCCTCCAAGGAATTAAAACATATAGAAGCTTTAGGTGCAATAATCGGATTTTTCATCGGCCTTTTCCAGGCTCTCTTGTTTTTTTTGCTTTAG
- the thrS gene encoding threonine--tRNA ligase, whose amino-acid sequence MELVSIRLKDGSVNQYQKGITPMEIAAGISKRLAKEAFIAKFNGILVDLDRPLNQDGTLELLTEQDDEAMQVLRHSAAHIMAQAVQNLFPGTRLGIGPAIQDGFYYDFDSEHVFIPSDLELIEQEMKRIINEDYPFLRRTMKRDEAIEYFGSYGEKYKEQLIAELPEDVEISLYSQGDFNDLCAGPHIPSAGKLKAYKLLSLAGAYWKGNEANKMLQRIYGTCFFRQNDLNEHLHRLEEAKKRDHRKLGPQLSIYTLEEEGPGFPFFHPKGMVIRNELELFWREEHKKRGYLEIKTPIILSRELWERSGHWDHYKQNMYFTNIDEDIYAIKPMNCPGAMLVYSSSQHSYRDLPIRMGELGLVHRHEKSGVLHGLMRVRAFTQDDAHIFMLPSQITEEIKGVIDLVDYFYQVFGFKYRVELSTKPEKSMGSPEIWDAATGALRRALEEKGMNYRLNEGEGAFYGPKIDFHLKDSLGRTWQCGTIQLDFQMPEKFDLTYIGEDGQKHRPVMIHRVVFGSIERFIGILTEHYAGAFPLWLSPIQARILTVTDRVNGYALQVAGKLREKGIRVETDLRNEKIGYKIREGQIEKTPYLLIVGDKEAEQENVSVRQRGVGDIGTVDLEELLGKLHAEIVEKR is encoded by the coding sequence TTGGAGTTAGTTAGTATTAGACTCAAGGATGGCAGTGTTAATCAGTACCAAAAAGGGATTACCCCCATGGAAATTGCTGCGGGAATAAGCAAAAGACTAGCAAAAGAAGCATTTATTGCTAAATTCAATGGCATATTGGTCGACCTTGATCGCCCATTAAACCAGGATGGTACTCTCGAATTGCTAACTGAACAGGATGACGAGGCTATGCAGGTTCTGCGTCACAGTGCTGCCCATATTATGGCTCAAGCTGTTCAAAACCTTTTTCCTGGAACTCGTTTGGGAATAGGACCTGCTATCCAGGATGGATTCTACTATGACTTTGATTCTGAGCATGTATTTATTCCATCAGATTTGGAATTAATTGAACAAGAAATGAAGCGGATAATAAACGAAGATTATCCATTCCTGCGCAGGACGATGAAGCGAGATGAAGCTATCGAATATTTTGGAAGTTACGGCGAAAAATACAAGGAGCAATTAATTGCTGAACTGCCGGAGGATGTGGAAATATCACTGTATTCGCAGGGCGATTTTAACGACTTGTGTGCGGGACCGCATATTCCATCTGCAGGAAAACTTAAGGCATATAAACTATTAAGCTTGGCTGGAGCTTACTGGAAGGGAAACGAGGCCAACAAAATGCTCCAGCGAATTTACGGTACTTGCTTTTTCAGGCAAAACGACCTTAATGAGCACTTGCACAGACTGGAAGAAGCGAAGAAAAGGGATCATCGGAAACTAGGGCCTCAGCTTTCAATATATACTTTAGAAGAGGAAGGCCCCGGTTTTCCATTTTTTCATCCGAAAGGGATGGTTATTCGAAATGAATTAGAATTATTTTGGCGCGAGGAACATAAGAAGAGGGGGTATCTTGAAATAAAGACTCCCATCATTTTAAGCCGCGAGTTGTGGGAACGCTCAGGCCACTGGGACCATTACAAGCAGAATATGTATTTCACTAATATTGATGAAGATATTTATGCTATTAAGCCCATGAATTGCCCTGGTGCAATGCTTGTTTACAGTTCTTCCCAACATAGTTACCGGGACTTACCAATCCGAATGGGAGAGTTGGGACTGGTCCATAGGCATGAAAAATCTGGAGTTCTGCATGGCTTGATGCGAGTTAGGGCTTTTACCCAGGATGATGCTCATATTTTTATGCTGCCATCGCAGATTACTGAGGAAATAAAAGGTGTCATTGATCTAGTAGACTACTTCTATCAAGTGTTTGGTTTTAAGTATCGAGTGGAACTTTCCACTAAGCCCGAAAAGTCTATGGGCTCACCGGAAATTTGGGATGCTGCAACCGGCGCGTTACGGAGGGCGCTAGAGGAGAAAGGTATGAATTACCGATTAAATGAGGGAGAGGGGGCATTTTATGGGCCCAAAATTGATTTTCATTTAAAAGATTCCCTTGGAAGAACATGGCAATGTGGGACTATACAATTAGATTTCCAAATGCCAGAGAAATTTGATCTGACTTATATAGGAGAAGATGGACAAAAGCATCGGCCAGTGATGATTCACAGAGTTGTATTTGGCAGTATTGAAAGATTCATTGGAATTTTAACTGAGCATTATGCAGGGGCATTTCCACTCTGGCTTTCTCCTATTCAGGCCAGAATATTAACAGTGACCGATCGGGTGAATGGTTATGCCTTGCAGGTAGCTGGGAAGCTGCGAGAGAAGGGCATCAGGGTAGAGACTGATCTTAGAAACGAAAAAATTGGCTATAAGATACGTGAAGGACAGATTGAGAAAACCCCTTACTTGCTGATTGTGGGGGATAAAGAAGCGGAGCAGGAAAATGTTTCGGTTAGGCAACGAGGAGTTGGAGACATTGGCACTGTAGATTTAGAGGAGCTCCTGGGCAAATTGCATGCTGAAATAGTGGAGAAGAGATAA
- the infC gene encoding translation initiation factor IF-3, producing the protein MISKDDLRVNEDVRAREVRLINHDGEQLGIMSSRDALRIAQEKGMDLVEISPAAKPPVCRLMDYGKYRYEQSKRERDARKRQKVTSIKEIKLRVSIEDHDFQVKAKNAQRFLEDGDKIKVTIMFRGREITHSVLGQDLCQRLAKQLSHISNIEKPPKVEGRNMIMILTPKQES; encoded by the coding sequence ATTATTAGCAAAGATGATTTAAGGGTGAATGAGGATGTCCGGGCAAGAGAAGTGCGGTTAATTAACCATGATGGTGAGCAGCTTGGCATAATGTCATCACGAGATGCCCTTCGCATTGCTCAGGAGAAGGGGATGGACTTAGTTGAGATATCTCCTGCTGCAAAGCCACCTGTCTGCCGTTTAATGGACTATGGAAAATATCGCTATGAACAAAGCAAGAGAGAACGTGATGCCCGTAAACGCCAAAAGGTGACTAGCATAAAGGAAATCAAACTTAGAGTAAGCATTGAAGACCATGATTTTCAGGTTAAAGCAAAAAATGCTCAAAGGTTTTTAGAAGATGGCGACAAGATTAAGGTTACTATCATGTTTAGGGGCAGAGAAATAACCCATTCTGTGCTTGGTCAAGATCTATGTCAGAGGTTAGCAAAGCAACTAAGCCATATATCTAATATTGAGAAGCCCCCCAAAGTAGAAGGAAGAAACATGATCATGATCCTTACGCCGAAGCAAGAATCTTAG
- the rpmI gene encoding 50S ribosomal protein L35 — MPKMKTHRGAAKRFKVTGSGKFKRAKAFKSHILEKKTAKRKRALRQAGLVSKSDYKRVERLIPYA, encoded by the coding sequence ATGCCAAAAATGAAAACCCACCGTGGGGCCGCGAAAAGATTTAAGGTTACGGGGTCTGGAAAATTTAAAAGAGCGAAAGCTTTTAAAAGCCATATCCTAGAAAAGAAGACAGCTAAGCGTAAGCGCGCACTGAGACAAGCTGGTCTGGTTAGCAAATCAGATTATAAGCGGGTAGAAAGATTGATCCCTTATGCATAA
- the rplT gene encoding 50S ribosomal protein L20 has product MARVKGGTVTRRRHKKILKLAKGYRGAKSKIFRPANEQVLKSLAYAFAHRRKRKGDFRKLWITRINAAARINGMSYSRFINGLKTAGININRKMLADLAINDLQAFSKLVEAAKDKR; this is encoded by the coding sequence TTGGCTCGTGTTAAAGGCGGTACTGTTACGCGCAGGCGCCATAAAAAGATTTTAAAGCTTGCCAAAGGATATCGCGGGGCGAAATCAAAAATTTTTCGACCTGCTAATGAACAGGTGTTAAAATCCCTGGCATATGCATTTGCTCATCGGCGGAAGAGAAAAGGTGACTTCCGCAAGCTCTGGATTACTAGAATTAATGCTGCAGCAAGAATCAACGGAATGTCATATAGCAGGTTTATTAACGGATTGAAAACAGCAGGAATCAATATTAACAGGAAAATGTTAGCCGACCTGGCTATAAATGATCTGCAAGCCTTTAGTAAACTTGTAGAAGCTGCTAAGGATAAAAGATGA
- a CDS encoding RNA methyltransferase: protein MTCQIISSKNNALIKKAAALQRRKERQSSGLFLLEGVRMLEEAITKAEIEYMLFTIKLTDSRRGEELIRSALARGVPCYQIPENLLHIICTTEHPQGVVGVAKRKFYSLSKIISQAECFLLFADQVQDPGNLGTIIRTASAVGVTGIILSPGTVDPYNEKTIRSTMGAILSIPILEGIMVEDFLAQARSNQVKVVAGDLRGNKPHFFANLSGKVCIAVGNEAGGISPELRTGADELVTIPLKKSVESLNAAVAAAILLYEKIRQDFVATDFACQ, encoded by the coding sequence ATGACTTGTCAAATTATTTCCTCAAAAAACAATGCATTAATTAAAAAAGCTGCTGCTTTGCAAAGGCGAAAGGAAAGGCAGTCCAGCGGTTTGTTTTTGTTAGAAGGAGTTAGGATGCTGGAAGAGGCCATAACCAAAGCAGAGATCGAGTATATGCTATTTACTATCAAGTTGACGGATAGCAGGCGGGGAGAGGAGCTAATTAGAAGTGCACTGGCGAGAGGTGTGCCATGCTATCAGATTCCTGAAAACCTGCTGCATATAATTTGCACTACCGAACATCCTCAAGGAGTAGTTGGGGTAGCCAAGCGTAAATTTTATTCTCTTAGTAAAATTATTTCTCAAGCGGAGTGTTTTTTGCTTTTTGCCGATCAAGTTCAAGATCCGGGAAATTTGGGTACGATTATTAGAACAGCCTCCGCAGTGGGAGTGACAGGAATAATTCTATCTCCAGGAACAGTTGATCCATACAATGAGAAAACCATCCGCTCCACAATGGGAGCTATATTAAGCATCCCAATCTTGGAAGGTATTATGGTTGAAGACTTCCTTGCCCAAGCACGATCGAATCAGGTTAAGGTTGTGGCAGGTGATCTGCGTGGAAACAAACCCCATTTTTTTGCGAACCTTTCTGGTAAAGTGTGTATTGCAGTGGGGAATGAGGCCGGAGGTATATCGCCTGAGCTACGGACAGGGGCCGATGAATTGGTGACAATACCGCTAAAAAAGAGCGTTGAATCATTAAATGCAGCAGTTGCAGCAGCAATCCTCCTTTATGAAAAAATCAGGCAAGATTTTGTTGCTACGGACTTTGCTTGCCAATAA
- the pheS gene encoding phenylalanine--tRNA ligase subunit alpha, with translation MRQNLVAMRDQALNELEALATLEAVNLFRIKYLGKKGELTQVLRGMGQLSETERPVIGQIANEIRDELEQRIKLRQEVIRRQEVEQRLASEVFDITLPGKPFLLGHKHPLTQIIDKIRDIFMGMGYSVAEGPEIELDYYNFEALNLPKDHPARDMQDSFYITEEVLLRTHTSPVQVRTMEEMVPEIPIRIICPGKVYRRDDDATHSPMFHQVEGLVIDENITMSDLKGTLLTFAQEMFGRERQIRLRPSYFPFTEPSAEVDISCIMCSGDGCRVCSGSGWLEILGCGMVHPKVLANVGYDPEKVRGFAFGMGVERVAMLKYRIDDMRLLFENDLRFLNQF, from the coding sequence ATGCGGCAGAATTTAGTGGCCATGAGAGATCAAGCCCTTAACGAGCTGGAGGCACTTGCTACTTTGGAAGCGGTAAATCTGTTTCGGATCAAGTATTTGGGTAAGAAAGGTGAGTTAACCCAGGTCCTACGGGGGATGGGGCAGTTGTCAGAAACTGAGCGGCCAGTTATTGGTCAGATTGCCAATGAGATACGGGATGAATTGGAGCAGAGAATAAAATTAAGACAAGAGGTAATACGTAGGCAGGAAGTAGAACAACGACTTGCTTCAGAGGTATTTGATATTACCTTGCCAGGCAAACCTTTTCTCTTAGGCCACAAACATCCTCTCACCCAGATAATCGATAAAATCAGGGACATTTTTATGGGTATGGGTTATTCCGTAGCTGAAGGGCCGGAGATTGAGCTTGATTATTATAATTTTGAAGCCCTTAATTTGCCAAAGGACCATCCTGCCAGAGATATGCAAGATTCCTTTTACATAACGGAAGAAGTCCTCTTGCGGACCCATACCTCTCCTGTGCAGGTTCGTACAATGGAAGAAATGGTGCCTGAAATTCCTATCCGGATTATATGCCCAGGGAAAGTGTATAGAAGAGACGATGACGCAACCCATTCGCCAATGTTTCACCAAGTTGAGGGTTTGGTAATAGATGAAAATATAACCATGTCAGACTTGAAAGGAACCCTGCTAACTTTTGCCCAAGAAATGTTTGGACGGGAGAGGCAAATCCGGCTAAGGCCCAGTTACTTCCCTTTTACTGAGCCAAGCGCTGAGGTTGATATTTCATGTATCATGTGTAGCGGAGATGGCTGTAGGGTTTGTAGCGGGTCGGGTTGGCTCGAAATACTAGGATGCGGAATGGTTCATCCCAAAGTCTTGGCCAATGTTGGTTACGATCCGGAAAAAGTTCGTGGATTTGCCTTTGGAATGGGTGTGGAGCGCGTTGCCATGCTTAAGTACCGGATTGATGATATGCGCCTTTTGTTTGAGAATGATCTGAGGTTTCTTAATCAGTTCTAA